The proteins below come from a single Zea mays cultivar B73 chromosome 8, Zm-B73-REFERENCE-NAM-5.0, whole genome shotgun sequence genomic window:
- the LOC100277086 gene encoding uncharacterized protein LOC100277086 — MATKGSHPAEASHLRIGTSAELPRYSSFPPSSTSFHSFLPTMCLIGALEEASLSTVRRFPLPASSPYQVVITSNPLSLLYGGTSSSYDFVNWSNTRNLAIPCY; from the coding sequence ATGGCCACGAAAGGATCTCATCCAGCCGAGGCGAGTCATCTCCGTATAGGGACGTCTGCTGAACTCCCTCGATACTCATCTTTTCCCCCTTCTTCTACCTCCTTCCATAGCTTTCTCCCCACTATGTGCCTCATCGGTGCACTTGAAGAAGCGTCATTGAGCACCGTTCGGAGATTCCCCTTGCCAGCATCATCGCCTTACCAAGTAGTAATAACGAGTAATCCTCTAAGTCTCCTGTATGGCGGTACCTCTTCGAGCTACGATTTCGTTAACTGGAGCAATACTAGGAACCTTGCCATTCCATGTTACTAA